tccttTATCTGTATTTTTAGCCAGAGTGggcaaaaataaatttcaccacagtaacacgcggtgacaataaagaatctttgaatcttattttttattttttttaggccaTGATTCCAAATAGACTGTTTGGTATAAAAACAGCAATGAActtcacagtgaaacatggtagtggtgGTATCATGATCtgggattttattgtttttgcacCACTGAGTCcaagtgtgtatatatatatatatatatatatatatatatatatatatatatatatatatatatatatatatatatatatatatatatatatatatatatgcttttaTGAGGAAGTTCAAATCACAAGACCGCAGACTTTTGACTGCagtgacattatttttttataggttGAATATTCGCGCCGGAGTGTTCTTTGGGTTAGTTCCTGCAGGTAGTCTGCAGCAGTGGGCAGCTCCTCTCCTTCCTATCGCACACGGTGTTTTTGATCAGGGACTGTGAACGACTTATTGAACCAAACACTATATAAATCAAACCTAACAGCTTTCAGAGTGTGTACGATGAGAGACAGCCACGGATCTGATTTAGGTTATTAAATACAGCGCGCCCCTCTGCATACAGAAAGCGGGGGAgtcccttttcttttcctttgtctccttcAGCCGTGGTTTATGGTTTGTAAACAGGGAAATTATATATCGGTTCTGTTCATGGTGGTCCTAAATATCAATGTCGTCGCTCTTCAGTTTaagtttttcaattcaattcaattcaatgttatttatatagctccaaatcatgaaacatgtcatctcaaggcactttacaaagttaagttcTATCATTATACagtttggtcaaaaatttcctatataaggaaaccatttgattgcatcaaagtcccgacaagcagcattcactcctggggaagcgtagagccacaggaagagtcgtctgcattgtacatggctttgcagcaatccctcatactgagcaagcatgaagcgacagtggaaagaaaaactccccattaacgggaaggaaaacctccggcagaaccgggctcagtatgaacggtcatctgcctcgaccgactggggttacagaagacagaacagagacacaacaagagaaacaaaaaagcacagaagcacacattgatctagtaatctgttctacattagatggtagtagcgggtgagccgtcttctctggatgatgtcacagttaccagaacgccagaccaggtgtacctactatgaagataaaagagagagaacagaaagttaaagcagaaattacagcacataatgcataattgaagaacagtagaactctatagagtgagaaaattagatcctgatatcctccagcagcctaagcctatagcagtaaaactataaaggtagctcagagtaacatgagccactctagctataagctttgtcaaaaaggaaagttttaagattagtcttaaaagtttTTCCTGGACTTCCTCTGCCAAATCCTCCTCGTCACTGAGCTTCAGCCCTACTACTTCCTGCGTAGGTACAGAAAAACCACAATGGAAATGCGTGGTGGAGCCGAGTAGGGCCAGGCGGTGCATAATAGATCTGGAGACCTTATGCAGAGTGGGCGAGTATTACCAAGTCAAGAAGACTGTTTTTTGGTCAGATTGTACCAAACTGTTTGCAATATTAAAGgtggaaattgtattttttttcttatttccttATACATCACTTATAATAGCATTTAACAGAGAGCCACTGTACACGTGAAAGGATGTGGATTAATGCCACAAGCTGTCACAATCTATTTACTTATGACAAATATTCATCATTTTAAGGCTCTCTCATCGTCTTAAGAGCTTGTTTTGATCAAATGAATGCTTTTGGCCTACAGCTGATCCCCCTCTTCATCTTCATCGGTGGCGGAGCAACGATGAGCATGATGTACCTGGCCAGACTGGCTCTGAAAAATCCCGACGTCTCGTAAGCATCCGTGACACAATTTacggccttttttttttttttttgtaaatcggCACATTTGAACCTCTGATGCCCTCTGCGCTCTGTCGTCTTCAGGTGGGATCGCACAAACAACCCGGAGCCCTGGAACAAGCTGGAGCCCAATCAGCAGTACAAAGTAAGAGTCGTCTAAAAACACATGCAGGCTGGTTAATAGTTATTACTTCATCAGGTCAAAGCACAAGCTGTGTCGTTGCTCTTATCACACGTCAAAGTCCAGGCTGCCTTCCTCACCCTGATTCTGTGCGTTtgccccctctttttttttttttccagcttttcaGGGTCAACATGGATTACTCCAAACTGAAGAAGGACCGGCCAGATTTCTGAACGGGCAGCCATGCCATCCGTGTGCGGAGCTTATCCACTTCCTATCCAAACGCGGACGCCTGAGAGACTCAGTCTGGGTTGAATGTTGGTTATTTTATTATCACCAGGATAGGAGGAAGAGATCATAAACCTACagatgattaaataaaaaaacaggctaccacctgttttttttattgaattcagttgttttttttgttgctgctttgaCGTGTTGTAAATTATTAAAACGATTAAAATGATTAGTCTAGTTAGCGTGTTTGTTGTTCCTGCAATCGAAGGGTTCGTAATCACAAATGTTCTGACACCTTTTTAACTCAACCTTAAGCTTATTAAAGCGACTGTACGgactttaaatttagattttctcCAACATAGCAACATGTCATGATgggtttttctgtttgttttgtggtAAATAGTCATCTAATCAGGAGAAAAATGTACCTTCAGCAAAACAAGCTTACttaaaacagctgatcagttatTTGGAGTGTATTGATTTgtcttctcctctttctttcatttttctttttttttattacttaaatctttttaaataaattcttcaGTTTAATTGTTTGCTGCAGGAATTACAGTAAAAGATGTGGAATCTGTGTTAAACGGGGGCCTCGACAGATGGTACTGGCTGGATTTCATCTTCAAAGATTTTTCAGCAATCATTTTGAGGCAAATGGTTCTAAAAACCTCATGTTCTGGTTCATATTTGTCCATCAAGACGATTTTTGAGCTATGACAGAATGCCCTGTTGAGCTGTTGCCAGCTTCAAatgaaaatcttaaataaaagctCAGTAGAATCAAGTGAAACGCGTTGGTCTGGCGTCAGCATTCAGTTTAAACATAAACTGGTCCCTGAAGCTCTTTCTTCTGCCAGTAAGTCTGCCACTGCCTCTGCTTTCACACTAATATTTACATTTCAGCAATGTACGGCACTAAAGCACCGCCACGACAGAGGGAGCTGTGGATACTTTTAATGGAAACTTTGATCTGTCACAGAGGATTACCATTTTAAAAAGATGTGGATCAGGATGATCTACAGGATCCCAGACAGAAGTTATTCGCATTTTGTTCAACAAAACGTAAGAATAGGGttaaacaatatttacacaAAAGAAGGTGTGCTTAGCTTTTAATGTGTCCCtgaatgtaacttttttttttaactattgtataattgtagattttattttactggagCCTAGCGACCCATGCATGGGTCGCTAGGCTCCAACTTTTAAAGTTTTAGGCCAACTGTGCCATTGCCAGCAGTATCACCTTGGGTACTACCTGAAACAAAAGTAGATTTTTCAATACTAGAAAATTTAATTCACACATTATACAGGCACATATTAACAGTTGCCACTGTTACATCCAGAGTTATACAGATATATCAAAGAATTTAGCTAATAAGATAGGAACAGGTTTTATAGTTCCAGAgtttaatattataataatgaAGAGGATTTGTGATAAtttatcagtatacacaggagagAAGATAGCAACTTTGTTAGCGGTGCAGAGGGTGGAGGAAATAAGATCATTGAAAGTaattatttgttcagattcaatgTCATCACTAGTTTACAGAGAAGTCAGCGGAGCAGATGCTGTGATAGAAATACAGCAAACATTATAtagaattcaaatgatgggGATTGCTGTAATATTTCTGTGGGTACCGGCACATGTTGAAATCAGAAGAGCATCATTAAGCAAAGGTTGAAGAAAAGGTGGAAATGGATGGTGCTTTTTACAAATTTCAAAGGAAGGAAGAGGACAGAAAATCACGACTTAGATTTGGGCACACAGGATTAAACAgcactttatttaaaatgggtAAACATAACTGTTTACCCATTACTGTTTACCCAACATTGCACTGTGGGCAACAAGAGACAATAGAACATGTTATGTTAAATTGTAAGAAGCATGGGGAAAGAAGGAGGGAAATAATACATAACATTACAAAGaatgtattttaatttcataTAAATTATTATAATGAACTCAAGACATAAGTGCTATGGAATTGTTTTCGTTATCTTAGAACAATCATTATTTAGATGATCTGAGTGTTATGTTTGCTGCGttgatttggtttgttttagtATGAAGTAGTCGGTTTTATCCACACTCCGTACCAGGTGGTGGCGGTAATGTGCCATTTCGTTGTTTGACACgcgctgataaaaaaaaaaaatccataaaggGGACGAAGAAGAAGACTTCTCGCGAGGTTTCACTCAAAAAAAGAACGCGGGACAGTCGGCGAGAACGTCACCGTTGAACTAGAAAACAGTTAATGCACAACAGCtgcatttaatgttttgttttgttttcttttttttaaaaaactaaagcgagaatttttttttacctcggtcTCGTGTTTCTGTGGCCGTTGAGACGTCGCCCCGCCGGGACAGTTTGTCTGCGGCTCCAGGTCGTCGTCGTTGACGCAGGacgttgtttgtttgtttgttagctagctag
Above is a genomic segment from Fundulus heteroclitus isolate FHET01 chromosome 10, MU-UCD_Fhet_4.1, whole genome shotgun sequence containing:
- the LOC105916112 gene encoding cytochrome c oxidase subunit NDUFA4, whose translation is MSFLSVVRKQLKTHPALIPLFIFIGGGATMSMMYLARLALKNPDVSWDRTNNPEPWNKLEPNQQYKLFRVNMDYSKLKKDRPDF